TCTATTTCAAAAATCCCAGACAATACCTATATTTGATTTTTGCAAATTGCCTGAGTTTCTTGTCAATTTATTGTTGCTTCCAGAAAAAATCTTTATCAATTTGTTCTGTACGAATTAGATATTCTAATTGTTTCAAGCGAGTGAATCCTCTAAACAAGAAAGTATCTTCATTCATGTCAATTTGCTTGAACACATTTAATAGTTGTTCTGCCCCCAGTTGAGCATTCCAATCACACTTAAATCCAGGAAGAATCGTGTTAATCTTTTCAAAAGATACTCGATAGCTACGATTATCTGCACCATTATTACCAAAGGATAATTGACAACCTGGAAAAACATTGGCAACGATTTCTGCTATTTCTTTAACTCGATAGTTATTCGCCGTATCACCAACATTAAAGATTTGATTGTGAATAATATCTCTTGGTGCTTCTAAAGCACAAACAATGGCTTTGCAAATATCTAAGGCATGAACTAATGGCCGCCAAGGAGTACCATCACTGGTCATTTTAATTTCCTTGGTAGTCCAAGCTAACCCCGCCAAGTTATTTAAAACAATATCAAATCGCATTCTAGGGGAAGCACCAAAAGCAGTCGCATTCCGCATGAAAGTAGGTGAGAAATCATCATCAGCTAATGGTTGAACATCTCTTTCTACTAATGTTTTACATTCAGCGTAAGCTGTTTGGGGATTAACTGGTGATTCTTCTGTAATATCACCTTCACTAGCCACACCATAAACACTACAGGATGACATATAAACAAAGCGCCGGACACCCACAGTTTTTGCCAGATTAGCTAGACGAACTGAACCTAAATGATTAATATCATAGGTAATAGTAGGAGATAATTGTCCAGTCGGATCGTTGGATAATTCCGCCATGTGAACAATAGCTTCCACACCCTCTAAATCTTCAGGATTGATATCACGAATATCTTTATTGAGGGTTTTAGCTGTTACGTTAGTTCCATTATATAGCCAACCAACCTTATAATAACCAGTGTCAACACCAATAACTTCATGTCCTTTTTGCATTAATAAAGAAGGCAATAAAGAACCAAGATAACCTTCTGTTCCAGTTACTAAAATTTTCATGATGGTTAAAGTTTTTGATGTGTGAAATTAAGTTGCTTTTTGAAGAATCCGCAAATAAAATTCTCTTGTAGGGCGCGTCAGACTTAGAGAACTACACAAAAAAGATGAACTGCTTGTATGCAGCAGTGCTAGTCCCCTCCGGGATGCTCTCGCGTTCGCTATCCAATCTTGTGGGATGGGCATCTTGCCCGTCCTGGTATTATTAGGGGACTTTTCGTCCCGCACCACAAGAAATTTTGGGATATTTTTTTAATTGGAAGTCTCTTAGTTTTGTAGTAATTATTAACAGATTCTTAGAATCTGACGCACCTTACTAATATACTAAACTGTGCAAATGAGTTGGTTCTGGTATTTGCTGAACTATAGCTTTACCAATTTCCAAAGAAGAAGTTGCCGCAGGTGAAGGTGCATTACAAACATGAATAGAATTTTCACCTTCAACGATTAAAAAATCATCTACCAGAGAACCATTATTCATCAATGCTTGGGCGCGAACTCCTGCATGGGTAGGAATTACATCTTCCGCTTGGACTTCGGGAATTAGTTTTTGCAAACTTTTGACAAAGGCTGCTTTACTAAAGGAACGAATAATTTCTTGAATCCCTTCGTCAGCGTGTTTTGCTGCTAGTTTCCAGAAACCGGGATAGGTAATCACTTCGGCAAAATCTCTGAAGTCAAAATCAGTTTTTTTGTACCCTTCACGTTTGAGACTGAGAACTGCATTTGGTCCTGCATGGACACTGTTATCAATCATGCGGGTGAAATGTACACCCAAGAAGGGGAAATCTGGGTTAGGAACTGGATAAATGAGAGTTTTGACCAAATAGCGTTTTTCGGGGGTTAGTTCGTAATATTCGCCCCGGAAGGGAACTATTTTGGCTTGAGGGTTAACCTTACCTAATTTTGCAATGCGATCGCTATGCAATCCGGCACAATTGATCACAAATCGAGTTTCAAAACTGCCTTTGTTAGTTTCTAATACCTGATTTTTTCCACTGCGGGAGATTTTGAAAACTTGGGTATTGAGACGTAAATCTCCCCCTTGCTTGCCAATTAATTCCGCGTATTTTAAACAAACTTTTTTGTAATTAACAATCCCTGTACTAAATACCTGAACTCCACCGACACAACTAACATGAGGTTCAATTTCTTTAACTTCTTCGGGGCTAATTCTTTTAACAGGAATATCGTTTTCTAGCCCGCGGATGTAAAGATTTTGTAAGCGTGGTAATTCTTGTTCATTAGTAGCAACAATGACCTTCCCACAAACTTCATGATCAATAGCATGGTTTTGGCAAAATTCTACCATTGACCGACTACCATCACGGCAAAATTTAGCCTTAAAACTTCCTGGTTTGTAGTAAAGACCAGAATGGATTACACCGCTATTATTACCAGTTTGATGAAATGCCCATTCACTCTCTTTTTCTAACACTAATATTTTGGCATTTGGATAGCGTTCGCCTAAAGCCATGGCGGTGGAAAGTCCCACTATTCCTCCACCAATAATCGCAAAATCATACAGTGAATTCATTTTTTAAATTTTAAATTTTGAATTTTGAATTTTTACCACACTTGCCAAGGAGCTTGACCACTTTTCCATAGATCCTCTAGATAGTTTTTATCTCTTAATGTGTCCATTGGTTGCCAGAAACCATCATGTTTGTAAGCAGATAATTGTTCTAAATCAGCTAACTTCTCTAATGGTTCTTTCTCCCACACTGTTGAGGTATCAGCAATAAAATCAATTACTTGTGGTTCTAGGACAAAATAGCCGCCATTAATCCAAGCGCCATCACCTTCAGGTTTTTCTTTAAAACTGGTAATTTTAGTTTGTTCTTGTCCTAGAGAAATTGCCCCAAATCTTCCTGCTGGTTGTACCGCGCTGAGTGTTGCTAATGTCTTTTGTTCTTGATGGAATTTAATTAATTCTGTAATATTAATATTACTTACACCATCACCATAGGTAAAACAAAAGGTTTCATTGCCAATATGTTCACGAACTTGCTTTAACCGTCCACCTGTCATTGTATTATCACCTGTATTTACTAAGGTGACGCGCCAAGGTTCAGCATATCCAGAATGGACATTCATTTGATTGAAACGCATATCAAATGTCACATCTGACATATGTAAAAAATAGTTGGCAAAGTATTCTTTAATGACATACCCTTTGTAACCGCAACAGATAATGAAATCATTAATACCGTGAGCAGAGTAAGTCTTCATTATGTGCCAGAGAATTGGCTTACCACCAACTTCAACCATTGGTTTGGGTCTGATACTGGTTTCTTCACTTAACCTTGTACCCAGACCTCCTGCTAAAATTACTGCTTTCATGTAGTTACCTCAAAGATTTGCAGGTGGTTTATAATTTAAATTGATTGAAATGAAGAGAATGCACAATAATTTTTTCTTTCTCTTGATTCGGTAGATAAATATAATTTAACTGTAAATTTCTAGAAAATGATAAAGAACAAATAAACTAAGATATTTTATATGTAAAATATTTCTAGCAGGAGTCAAAATAATCTAACCCGTTAAAAAGAGCTAAATAATAATAGTTAATATGATATCCCTGACTTCACTAAGAAATCAGAGATATTTGTTTTTGTAATTAAAATTACTACAATATAATGTGGGTTAAATAAAGTACAAAATTTCCGAAAAAAGACAGCTAGTTCCTCCTTCTGACTTGTGTACGGGCGTATTGCTATACGCCCCTACTTCTAACTCATCTACGGGCGTATTGCTATACGCCCCTACTTCTGATTTGTGTACGGGCGTATTGCTATACGCCCCTACTTCTAACTCGTCTACGGGCGTATTGCCATACGCCCCTACTTCTGATTTGTGTACGGGCGTATTGCCATACGCCCCTACTTCTGATTTGTGTACGGTCGTATTGCCATACGCCCCTACTTCTGGCTTGTGTACGGGCGTATTGCTATACGCCCCTACTTCTGACTTGTGTACGGGCGTATTGCTATACGCCCCTACTGACTCTTTACCCCCAATGTATCAATTACTTTTTTCCAGTTATAATTGGGTTAGACAATAAACTGTCACATTTATTAGCGACTACAATACAAATGCTACTGAGAGACTGTTGATAATTATCCATATCATTTTCCTCTTGAGAAACTTTAGCGGCTGCTTCTAAATCTGAAACTGCTCGCACATGGTTTTTATCAGATATGCCTGCTCCATATTGTGCTAGTTCATAGTAAGCCATACCACGTTTCAGATAAATTTTAGCCAATCGGGGATTGATTTTTAATGCTTCTGTAAAATCAGCGATCGCTTGTTTATATTCTGCCGCATAATTATTGCTATATTGAGCCATTTGATAACGAACTAAACCCCGTTGAAAGTAAGCATCTACTTTAGAAGCATTGAGTTTAATTGCTTTAGTAAAATCGGCAATTGATTTTTGGTATTCCTGAAAAGAATTATTGATGTATTTGTTAATTTCAAATCGGACAATACCCCTTCGGATATAAGCTTCCGCATCATTTTCATCTATATTAATAGCAGTATTAAAATCAGCGATCGCTTGTTTATATTCTTTATTAGGATCATTACTATAGTCAGCCATCATATAATAAGCATTACCGCGATTTATATAAGCTTTAACTTCTTGGGAGTTTAGTTTTAAAGCTTTATTATAATTAGCTAATGCGCCTTCATAATCATTCAAATTGTATTGGGAATTACCCAAATTTATATAACCTTTAGCAGATTGGGGATTCTTTTTAAGAGCCTCAGTAAAATTGACAACTGCTTGTTGATAGTCTTGCTGTTGATAAGCAGTATCACCGCGCTGATAGTAATCCGAAAAAGAAAGATTTGTCAGATTAGGAGCTTGATTAGCGGAACGAGGCATCAAACTTTGTTGAGTGTAAGGATTTTGGGAAACAAAAGGACGGGTGAATTTAATCATTACATCTAAATAGCCCAAAATACCCAATCCCACCACACCAAAAATCACACCATATACCTTCGGGTTTAATTTTTGACGAGAGGGAACAGGATAAACCCGCTGGTTAGAAGTTGGTTGCCAATGATATACCGGAGACTTTGCTCTGAATGGCTGGGTAATCCGTGGAGTAGGAATATAGCGACGTTTAGATTTAGGTTTTTCCCGTGGTTGCAGATGTTGTTTAGAAGCGATCGCCGATACTGAGGGAAACGGATCTCTCCCACCTAATCGTCTAGTCCGTTCACACCAAGGACATTTATCCAAATGATTATGATAAAGATGCTGGGGATTAGCCGGACAAGTCTCCAAACTCTGCTCCACCGCAGTTAATGCCGACAACCAATTTTGAGCATTAGGGCGTAATCTGGGATTGTCATGACCTTCTTCAAAACAACGCACAAATAAATCCTGCAAACTGGGATGAAGCAGATCCCAACGCGGAGAAATAGGAGTTGGCAAATAGGGAACCTGTTTCTTTTGACTATAGGTAAAATGACCAGAAAGTATCCGCCCCTGATAAGTCGGAGGTTCCATCCCACCTTGAAATATCCCAGAAAACGGGTGCGTTCCTTCCATTAATAATTGGAAAATCAGTACCGCCAACCCAAACAAATCATGAGAAATTTCCCGGTCATAGTCAGCAAAAGTTTTATTCTGTAATTCTGGAGGCGTATATTCAGGCTTACCCACAGAACAACGATAAACAACATTCTCTAATGGTTCGGTCACTTGGAAGGAGTCTGTATCTACCAACGTCACCAAAGCCGTATCACTAACCAAGATATTTGACTCATTCACATCACCAATACAGTAATGGCTGGCGTGCAAAGCCGCAAAAGCCGCCGCCAGGTTACGGGCAGTCCGCAATAAATACTGATAATTAAACAATGGGCAATTTTGTCGGCGAATCCCTGGATTATAAAAATCCATAATTGGTCGCATTCCCCGAATTCTGGGCATCACAAACCCAACAATCGTATCGCTACCATCTGCCGCCTGCAACAACTCCTGCGGCCAAGCAATGGCAATATGCCCTAAATTGTCCGTCGGATTAACTGGGGGATTAGCAAGCATCGCCCGCAGTTTTTGGGCATAAGAGATAGTTGGTTTGTGATAGATTTTCGCTACTAAATTATGATCCGATGGCACTGCATATATACAAGCTTCACCACCATGTCCTACACTGACAGAGAGGTTAAGAATTTCCGGGTTGGGAAGACGACGTAGTACCTGCATGGCAGAATTAAGGTGATGTGAAGTGATTGGAATCAGTCAAAAGCTTAGAAAATTCAGAAGATAGCTAACACCACGCTGTTTTTAATCCCTAATTAATAAAACTTATGAGTTGATAAACGCAGCTAAAATTAGGGTCAAATCATCATCAGTCCGCTGGGTAATCTTCTCAGAGCTTAAAAACCTGATTAAATGTTCTTTTGCTAATATTCTATCTTCAGCATTGGCAACAAACTCAAATAATGGGAAAAAGAAAGGTTTGTGAGGTTCACCAACAATCATATTCAAAGCTAACATCTGCAAACCATCAGTCAAAACACCAACATTCACAATCTCTTCCCGCAATATTTTAATTTGTGCTGTCTCCACAGCATTAACAGATGTTAAAAAGGTCGTTTCATTGATATATTCACCATTACTAGGGATGGTTAACGCTATCAGGTTGCCCATACTATTCCTAGCTACGGCCAAACCATCACCAATTTGCGCTACCGCGACAATTTCTGGTGTAGCAATCATGAGAATTAAGGTAGTTGCTAAATCTTGAGGTTGATGATGACAAAC
The window above is part of the Dolichospermum sp. DET69 genome. Proteins encoded here:
- a CDS encoding tetratricopeptide repeat protein produces the protein MQVLRRLPNPEILNLSVSVGHGGEACIYAVPSDHNLVAKIYHKPTISYAQKLRAMLANPPVNPTDNLGHIAIAWPQELLQAADGSDTIVGFVMPRIRGMRPIMDFYNPGIRRQNCPLFNYQYLLRTARNLAAAFAALHASHYCIGDVNESNILVSDTALVTLVDTDSFQVTEPLENVVYRCSVGKPEYTPPELQNKTFADYDREISHDLFGLAVLIFQLLMEGTHPFSGIFQGGMEPPTYQGRILSGHFTYSQKKQVPYLPTPISPRWDLLHPSLQDLFVRCFEEGHDNPRLRPNAQNWLSALTAVEQSLETCPANPQHLYHNHLDKCPWCERTRRLGGRDPFPSVSAIASKQHLQPREKPKSKRRYIPTPRITQPFRAKSPVYHWQPTSNQRVYPVPSRQKLNPKVYGVIFGVVGLGILGYLDVMIKFTRPFVSQNPYTQQSLMPRSANQAPNLTNLSFSDYYQRGDTAYQQQDYQQAVVNFTEALKKNPQSAKGYINLGNSQYNLNDYEGALANYNKALKLNSQEVKAYINRGNAYYMMADYSNDPNKEYKQAIADFNTAINIDENDAEAYIRRGIVRFEINKYINNSFQEYQKSIADFTKAIKLNASKVDAYFQRGLVRYQMAQYSNNYAAEYKQAIADFTEALKINPRLAKIYLKRGMAYYELAQYGAGISDKNHVRAVSDLEAAAKVSQEENDMDNYQQSLSSICIVVANKCDSLLSNPIITGKK
- the lhgO gene encoding L-2-hydroxyglutarate oxidase gives rise to the protein MYDFAIIGGGIVGLSTAMALGERYPNAKILVLEKESEWAFHQTGNNSGVIHSGLYYKPGSFKAKFCRDGSRSMVEFCQNHAIDHEVCGKVIVATNEQELPRLQNLYIRGLENDIPVKRISPEEVKEIEPHVSCVGGVQVFSTGIVNYKKVCLKYAELIGKQGGDLRLNTQVFKISRSGKNQVLETNKGSFETRFVINCAGLHSDRIAKLGKVNPQAKIVPFRGEYYELTPEKRYLVKTLIYPVPNPDFPFLGVHFTRMIDNSVHAGPNAVLSLKREGYKKTDFDFRDFAEVITYPGFWKLAAKHADEGIQEIIRSFSKAAFVKSLQKLIPEVQAEDVIPTHAGVRAQALMNNGSLVDDFLIVEGENSIHVCNAPSPAATSSLEIGKAIVQQIPEPTHLHSLVY
- a CDS encoding protein phosphatase 2C domain-containing protein — protein: MNTSKQISQWRIVAASVCGTSHSKNQQLCQDAHHWQLLANNVLVIAAADGAGSAKLGKVGSMIAVETAIEHLSRQEITSDTLANDDVLRYLLTDTMLVARNAIETEADVCHHQPQDLATTLILMIATPEIVAVAQIGDGLAVARNSMGNLIALTIPSNGEYINETTFLTSVNAVETAQIKILREEIVNVGVLTDGLQMLALNMIVGEPHKPFFFPLFEFVANAEDRILAKEHLIRFLSSEKITQRTDDDLTLILAAFINS
- the rfbF gene encoding glucose-1-phosphate cytidylyltransferase, translating into MKAVILAGGLGTRLSEETSIRPKPMVEVGGKPILWHIMKTYSAHGINDFIICCGYKGYVIKEYFANYFLHMSDVTFDMRFNQMNVHSGYAEPWRVTLVNTGDNTMTGGRLKQVREHIGNETFCFTYGDGVSNINITELIKFHQEQKTLATLSAVQPAGRFGAISLGQEQTKITSFKEKPEGDGAWINGGYFVLEPQVIDFIADTSTVWEKEPLEKLADLEQLSAYKHDGFWQPMDTLRDKNYLEDLWKSGQAPWQVW
- a CDS encoding SDR family oxidoreductase, whose amino-acid sequence is MKILVTGTEGYLGSLLPSLLMQKGHEVIGVDTGYYKVGWLYNGTNVTAKTLNKDIRDINPEDLEGVEAIVHMAELSNDPTGQLSPTITYDINHLGSVRLANLAKTVGVRRFVYMSSCSVYGVASEGDITEESPVNPQTAYAECKTLVERDVQPLADDDFSPTFMRNATAFGASPRMRFDIVLNNLAGLAWTTKEIKMTSDGTPWRPLVHALDICKAIVCALEAPRDIIHNQIFNVGDTANNYRVKEIAEIVANVFPGCQLSFGNNGADNRSYRVSFEKINTILPGFKCDWNAQLGAEQLLNVFKQIDMNEDTFLFRGFTRLKQLEYLIRTEQIDKDFFWKQQ